In one Gossypium hirsutum isolate 1008001.06 chromosome D09, Gossypium_hirsutum_v2.1, whole genome shotgun sequence genomic region, the following are encoded:
- the LOC107891604 gene encoding protein PMR5 produces the protein MTVLSSDQFPSCHVFKSCLPFLFVALLFQFQTGFSALIMSLKNHPGHPQHRRPMFQTNQSTCALFVGTWVRDDSYPLYQYSNCPIIDAEFNCQLYGRPDSDYLKYRWKPLNCVLPRFDGLVFLSKMRGKNVMFVGDSLGRNQWESLICMISASTPKMQTQIIRGDPLSTFRFLEYGLSISFYRAPYLVDIDVVQGTRILKLEGIDENGNAWRMADVLVFNTGHWWTHKGSLQGWDLIESGGKYYKDMDRLVAMEKGLRTWSNWVDTYVDRTRTRVFFQSISPTHYDPIEWGTGATATVTKNCYGETAPMTGTTYPGTYPDQMRVVDEVIREMHVPTYLLDITMLSELRKDGHPSIYSGDLSPTQRANPDRTADCSHWCLPGLPDTWNQLFYTVLFY, from the exons ATGACCGTTCTTTCTTCCGATCAATTTCCTTCATGTCATGTCTTTAAGTCATGTCTACCCTTTCTTTTTGTAGCCTTGTTGTTTCAGTTTCAAACTGGTTTCTCTGCTTTGATAATGAGCTTGAAGAACCATCCTGGCCACCCTCAACATCGAAGGCCAATGTTCCAAACGAACCAAAGCACTTGTGCATTGTTTGTAGGCACTTGGGTTCGTGATGATAGTTACCCATTGTACCAATATTCCAACTGTCCAATCATAGATGCAGAATTCAACTGCCAACTGTATGGAAGACCTGATTCTGATTACCTCAAATATCGATGGAAGCCTCTCAATTGTGTGCTTCCCAG GTTCGATGGACTTGTGTTTCTATCGAAAATGAGAGGGAAAAACGTGATGTTTGTTGGTGATTCTCTGGGAAGGAATCAATGGGAGTCTTTGATTTGTATGATTTCAGCTTCAACACCCAAAATGCAGACTCAGATTATCAGAGGAGACCCTCTCTCCACCTTCAGGTTCCTT GAATATGGTTTATCCATATCATTTTACAGGGCTCCATATTTGGTGGACATAGACGTGGTACAAGGGACTAGAATTCTCAAGTTAGAGGGAATAGATGAAAATGGAAACGCCTGGAGAATGGCAGACGTGCTGGTATTTAACACAGGCCATTGGTGGACTCATAAAGGATCTCTCCAAGG GTGGGATTTAATTGAGTCAGGGGGAAAATATTACAAGGACATGGATCGTTTGGTTGCAATGGAGAAAGGGTTGAGAACATGGTCAAATTGGGTGGACACCTATGTCGACAGAACTAGAACCAGAGTCTTTTTCCAGTCTATTTCCCCCACGCATTACGA TCCGATTGAATGGGGTACCGGAGCAACTGCGACCGTAACGAAAAACTGTTACGGCGAAACAGCACCGATGACCGGAACTACGTATCCTGGCACATACCCTGACCAGATGAGAGTGGTGGACGAAGTCATTAGAGAAATGCACGTCCCTACATATTTGTTGGACATAACAATGCTGTCTGAGCTTAGGAAAGATGGGCACCCTTCAATCTACAGTGGTGACTTAAGCCCTACTCAGAGGGCTAACCCGGACCGCACAGCTGATTGTAGCCATTGGTGCCTCCCTGGATTGCCTGATACTTGGAATCAACTCTTTTATACTGTCTTGTTCTATTAA